In Bacteroidota bacterium, a single window of DNA contains:
- a CDS encoding DUF4350 domain-containing protein → MKLKTPYIILLIVLATAIGMIIFGKPATRKFNDKLSFRIKDKIPYGYWVAYNNLKHLFPVAGISTDKKEPGYWDSLSVYDSKQALLIFSPYFYPNHDELDKLMNFVKNGNDVFISSIFLNEIAQDQFGINSSYYDYSYLRAGRPDDDTLRLSLQTDATQQKENYQYPGRRVATFMSETNQDVTYILGRDDLNRPNFIRLKSGKGNFYIHTAPLAFSNYFLLHKSNIHYYESALSYLPKDAKQVVWDEYYLFKRNNNPDEDQDKKGFMSVLLGFKEFRWAFIAALILLLLYVLNEMRRKQRHIPIMKRPVNDSLEFVKTIGRLYFEKADHRNLCRKMSGYFLDYIRTRYNIPVANRNEEFINVVSYKTGYPAEDLRTIVNFINNIESVSISDSQLKNFHRNLEDFYSKT, encoded by the coding sequence ATGAAGTTGAAAACTCCTTATATCATCCTTTTGATTGTGTTGGCTACTGCTATTGGTATGATTATTTTTGGAAAGCCTGCTACACGGAAATTTAATGATAAGCTCAGCTTTCGCATAAAAGATAAAATACCGTATGGTTATTGGGTAGCTTATAATAATTTAAAACATCTTTTCCCGGTAGCAGGTATCAGCACTGATAAGAAAGAACCCGGCTACTGGGATTCACTTTCTGTATATGACAGTAAGCAGGCATTGCTTATTTTCTCTCCCTATTTTTATCCGAATCATGACGAGCTGGATAAGCTTATGAATTTTGTAAAAAATGGGAATGATGTTTTTATCAGCAGTATTTTTCTGAATGAAATAGCGCAGGATCAGTTTGGCATCAATTCATCTTATTATGATTATTCATACCTCCGCGCCGGACGTCCGGATGATGATACATTAAGATTATCATTACAAACTGATGCAACACAGCAAAAAGAAAACTATCAATATCCCGGTAGAAGAGTTGCTACCTTCATGAGTGAAACAAACCAGGATGTTACTTATATATTAGGCCGCGATGATCTTAACCGACCCAATTTTATACGACTAAAATCAGGTAAGGGAAATTTTTACATTCATACAGCGCCGCTTGCTTTCAGTAATTATTTCCTGTTACACAAAAGCAATATTCATTATTATGAGTCGGCGCTTTCATATTTGCCTAAGGACGCAAAGCAGGTGGTATGGGATGAGTATTATCTTTTCAAGCGCAATAACAATCCCGATGAGGACCAGGATAAAAAAGGCTTTATGAGTGTATTGCTCGGGTTTAAAGAATTCAGGTGGGCATTTATTGCAGCATTGATCCTGTTGCTGCTTTATGTATTGAATGAAATGCGTCGTAAGCAGCGGCATATACCAATTATGAAAAGGCCGGTAAACGATTCACTTGAATTTGTCAAAACGATTGGCCGCTTATATTTTGAAAAAGCAGATCATCGGAATCTTTGCCGAAAGATGTCAGGTTATTTCCTGGATTATATTCGTACACGATATAATATTCCAGTTGCAAACAGGAACGAAGAATTTATTAATGTAGTAAGTTATAAAACAGGATATCCGGCAGAAGATCTCAGAACTATTGTAAACTTTATTAATAATATTGAAAGTGTTAGCATATCCGATTCACAACTTAAAAATTTTCACCGGAATCTTGAAGATTTTTATTCAAAAACTTAA
- a CDS encoding MoxR family ATPase: MDDPQIFQQRTDLSALNNAVGSIYSEIRKVIVGQDEMIRLILTALLADGHVLIEGVPGVAKTLTAKLVAKSVDVGFNRIQFTPDLMPSDVLGTPVFNPREASFEFKKGPVFNNLVLVDEINRAPAKTQSALLEIMEERQASVDGKTYLMANPFMVLATQNPVEHEGTYRLPEAQLDRFLFKILVPYPSEQEEITILTQFHRMGNTPAQDMIKPAITGQQVIALRQQVKTLLIEERLLQFIGKLIHLTRNHKSIYLGASPRASLAIMNASKATAAMQGRDFVTPEDIINVATPVLRHRIILAPDKEMEGITEDEVIRQIIQGMEVPR, from the coding sequence ATGGATGATCCGCAAATATTTCAGCAACGCACCGATCTTTCGGCTTTGAACAACGCAGTTGGGTCTATTTATTCTGAAATACGAAAAGTGATCGTTGGACAGGACGAAATGATCCGGTTGATATTAACTGCGCTGCTGGCAGACGGGCATGTGCTGATAGAAGGTGTGCCGGGTGTAGCAAAAACATTAACTGCTAAACTGGTCGCAAAAAGTGTTGATGTCGGTTTTAACCGCATTCAGTTTACACCTGACCTGATGCCAAGCGATGTGTTAGGTACACCGGTTTTCAATCCCCGTGAAGCTAGTTTTGAATTTAAGAAAGGCCCTGTATTCAATAATCTTGTTTTAGTGGATGAGATAAACCGTGCCCCTGCAAAAACACAATCCGCATTGCTGGAGATAATGGAAGAACGGCAGGCTTCTGTGGATGGCAAAACATACCTGATGGCAAATCCATTTATGGTGCTGGCTACACAAAATCCTGTAGAGCATGAAGGAACTTATCGTTTGCCTGAAGCACAATTAGATCGTTTCCTTTTTAAAATACTGGTTCCTTATCCAAGTGAACAGGAAGAAATAACTATACTCACACAGTTTCATCGGATGGGAAATACACCTGCACAGGATATGATAAAACCCGCCATTACGGGTCAGCAGGTAATCGCATTACGGCAACAGGTAAAAACATTGTTGATCGAGGAACGTTTGTTGCAGTTTATCGGGAAACTGATACACTTGACAAGAAATCACAAATCAATTTATTTGGGTGCATCGCCGAGGGCATCACTGGCAATAATGAATGCATCAAAAGCAACTGCGGCTATGCAAGGACGGGATTTTGTAACGCCTGAAGATATTATCAATGTAGCTACACCCGTGCTACGTCATCGCATCATTCTTGCACCAGATAAAGAAATGGAAGGAATAACAGAAGATGAAGTTATAAGACAGATCATACAAGGAATGGAAGTGCCGAGGTAA
- a CDS encoding DUF58 domain-containing protein, with product MVFVLSYFFPQFFQLGSIVFLLLAIAVVVDTILCYSNKKGIVASRKLTERFSLGDENKVYLQLKNNYVFPAQISVIDELPVQFQDRNWIRKLKVPGNSSEQIMYTLRPVSRGEYVFGSINVFVNGPLQLVKRKFSFKAEEVVKVYPSYIQMRRFQLVAVSNRVQETGVKRMRKLGHSMEFEQIKEYVRGDDFRTINWKATARKGDLMVNNYTDERSQQIYCVINKGRLMKMPFEGLSLLDYAINSSLVLSSVALAKQDKAGLITFAENLDTFIQADKKPTQINKILETLYNQQTRYLEQDFEKLYAVIRNRITNRSLLVLFTNFESMEGLQRNIAALKKIAEHHLLLVIFFENTELKSIEKKKAGSTEEIYIKTIAEKFNFEKRLMVKELHKHGIASILTPPQNLSVNTVNKYLELKNRMSI from the coding sequence ATGGTTTTTGTGCTGAGTTATTTCTTTCCTCAGTTTTTTCAGTTAGGATCGATCGTATTTCTATTACTGGCTATTGCAGTTGTAGTTGATACGATACTTTGCTATTCGAATAAAAAAGGAATAGTAGCTTCAAGAAAGCTGACTGAACGTTTTAGTTTAGGTGATGAAAATAAAGTATACCTGCAACTGAAAAATAATTATGTATTCCCCGCACAAATAAGTGTGATTGATGAATTGCCTGTTCAATTCCAGGACAGGAACTGGATACGCAAGTTAAAGGTCCCCGGCAATTCATCTGAGCAGATCATGTACACATTGCGGCCTGTAAGTCGTGGTGAGTATGTTTTTGGAAGTATTAATGTATTTGTGAATGGCCCGTTACAGTTAGTGAAAAGAAAATTTTCCTTCAAAGCAGAGGAAGTCGTAAAAGTCTATCCTTCCTATATACAAATGCGGCGTTTTCAACTTGTGGCTGTTAGCAACCGGGTACAGGAAACAGGGGTGAAGCGGATGCGAAAGTTGGGACATAGTATGGAATTTGAACAGATAAAAGAATATGTAAGAGGAGATGATTTCAGAACGATCAATTGGAAGGCCACTGCGAGAAAAGGTGACCTGATGGTAAATAACTATACCGATGAAAGAAGTCAACAGATCTATTGTGTGATAAATAAAGGACGTCTGATGAAAATGCCTTTTGAGGGATTGTCATTACTAGATTATGCGATCAACTCTTCACTGGTATTAAGCAGTGTGGCTTTGGCAAAACAGGACAAAGCAGGTTTGATAACCTTTGCTGAAAATCTTGACACATTTATACAAGCAGATAAGAAACCTACGCAGATCAATAAGATACTTGAGACATTATATAATCAGCAAACCCGTTATCTCGAACAGGATTTTGAAAAACTATATGCCGTGATCCGCAACCGGATCACTAACCGTAGCTTGCTCGTACTATTCACTAATTTTGAAAGTATGGAAGGATTGCAGCGCAATATAGCGGCGCTGAAAAAAATTGCAGAGCATCACCTGCTGCTGGTTATATTTTTTGAAAATACAGAGCTAAAATCTATTGAAAAGAAAAAAGCTGGCTCTACCGAAGAAATTTACATAAAAACCATTGCAGAGAAATTTAATTTTGAAAAAAGACTGATGGTAAAAGAATTGCACAAACATGGTATTGCCTCTATCCTTACTCCGCCTCAAAATCTTTCCGTTAATACTGTGAATAAATACCTTGAGTTAAAGAACAGGATGTCTATCTGA
- the truB gene encoding tRNA pseudouridine(55) synthase TruB: MNEDILPGNKYAEGQLLLIDKPLLWTSFDAVRKIRNAIKIKKVGHAGTLDPLATGLLIICTGKFTKKINEYMAQEKEYTGTITLGAITPTYDLESDPVNFKPVDTIDEVQIRDATKKFMGEIMQVPPAHSAIKIDGKRVYELARKGLEVKLEPRKITIKEFEITAIEMPVVSFKIVCTTGTYIRSLANDFGEALGCGAYLSSLCRTRIGEFKLSEAQSIHEFIDDLKKTTTQTDS; this comes from the coding sequence ATGAACGAAGATATTTTACCGGGGAACAAGTACGCAGAAGGGCAGCTGCTACTGATTGATAAACCACTTTTGTGGACTTCATTTGATGCGGTAAGAAAAATAAGGAACGCAATTAAAATTAAGAAAGTGGGACATGCCGGCACACTCGACCCCCTTGCTACCGGCTTACTTATTATCTGCACAGGAAAGTTTACAAAAAAGATAAATGAATATATGGCGCAGGAAAAAGAATATACCGGTACAATTACATTAGGCGCTATAACACCTACTTACGATCTTGAAAGTGATCCGGTAAATTTTAAACCTGTTGACACAATTGATGAAGTGCAAATAAGAGATGCCACAAAAAAATTTATGGGTGAAATTATGCAGGTTCCGCCTGCACATTCAGCTATAAAAATAGATGGTAAAAGAGTTTATGAACTGGCAAGAAAAGGGCTGGAGGTAAAACTTGAGCCAAGGAAGATCACAATTAAAGAATTTGAAATAACAGCTATTGAAATGCCGGTTGTAAGTTTCAAAATTGTGTGCACAACCGGAACCTATATCCGTAGTCTTGCCAATGATTTTGGAGAAGCATTAGGTTGTGGTGCTTATTTGAGTAGTTTATGTCGCACAAGAATTGGTGAATTTAAATTGAGCGAGGCTCAATCTATACATGAGTTTATTGATGATCTGAAAAAGACTACAACACAAACGGATAGTTGA
- a CDS encoding RNA methyltransferase: protein MLSKMQLKYIQSLGQKKSRDEEGLFIAEGPKIVDEFLIHSTGAIKQVYALKNWIDENKGKIGNTELYEIDETELGRVSQLKTPNQVFAVVKKFESNASADLKNKITLALDTIQDPGNMGTIIRIADWFGIRNIICSKDSADIYNPKVVQATMGSIARVNIVYTDLQKWLSENKSTGIYATAVSGKPVNAIGKLKEGIIIVGNESKGVHDEILAAANEKISIPRIGNAESLNAAVATGIILSHIC from the coding sequence ATGCTTTCAAAAATGCAGCTCAAATATATCCAAAGTTTAGGCCAGAAAAAAAGCCGTGACGAGGAAGGGCTGTTTATTGCTGAAGGGCCTAAGATAGTCGATGAATTCTTAATACACTCAACCGGGGCTATTAAACAGGTTTATGCTCTTAAGAATTGGATCGATGAGAATAAAGGAAAGATTGGAAATACAGAATTGTATGAGATAGACGAAACGGAATTGGGAAGGGTGTCGCAACTGAAAACTCCTAATCAGGTGTTTGCAGTGGTGAAGAAATTTGAATCTAATGCTTCTGCTGATTTGAAAAATAAGATCACTCTTGCCCTTGATACAATTCAGGATCCCGGGAATATGGGAACTATTATTCGCATTGCGGACTGGTTTGGTATACGGAACATTATCTGCAGCAAAGATTCGGCGGATATTTATAATCCAAAAGTTGTGCAAGCCACAATGGGAAGTATTGCACGGGTAAATATTGTTTATACTGATTTGCAAAAATGGTTGAGTGAAAATAAATCGACCGGCATTTATGCAACAGCAGTTTCCGGTAAACCAGTAAATGCAATTGGAAAATTAAAGGAAGGAATTATTATTGTCGGCAATGAATCAAAAGGTGTGCATGATGAAATACTTGCTGCTGCTAATGAAAAAATTTCTATTCCCCGCATTGGCAATGCAGAATCACTTAATGCAGCGGTGGCGACAGGGATTATTCTTTCTCATATTTGCTAG